The following proteins are co-located in the Acidobacteriota bacterium genome:
- the dnaX gene encoding DNA polymerase III subunit gamma/tau: protein MAYQVLARKCRPQDFSGLIGQETIVQALRNALTEERIAQAYLFSGIRGVGKTSAARVLAKALNCERGPSADPCNECRPCREITAGADLDVLEVDAATYSKVEQVRELTESLRYGPARDRYKVVILDEVHRLSRQAFDALLKIIEEPPEHLVFIFATTEIEAVPATILSRCQEFNFRRVPSAVLAEHLANITAQEEIQASDAALRLIARAGEGSVRDSVALLDQLATFGAGTISDEDAVRLLGGLDLAMFFDLLAAMLDGDAAQVSARVREVEQEGRDPRHVHAQFLAYCRDALHLALGGDPEQLELPEEDALRLAVLCRGVAYENLLRLTHQLLSSEASVRRSEAGILALEIAWLRAAELPKLTRVEELLGGGARQAPSPRGGSSDPSGSGSSSGSGGLSGSGSSSRSSAASPSREAPASGKTQTNGKAPANGKAPANEKASAR, encoded by the coding sequence ATGGCCTACCAGGTCCTCGCCCGCAAATGCCGCCCGCAGGACTTCTCCGGCCTGATCGGCCAGGAGACCATCGTCCAGGCGCTGCGCAACGCCCTCACCGAGGAGCGCATCGCCCAGGCCTATCTCTTCTCCGGAATCCGCGGCGTCGGCAAAACCAGTGCTGCCCGGGTTCTCGCCAAGGCCCTCAACTGCGAGCGCGGCCCCTCCGCCGACCCGTGCAACGAATGTCGCCCCTGCCGCGAGATCACCGCCGGCGCCGACCTCGACGTCCTGGAGGTGGATGCCGCCACCTACTCCAAGGTCGAACAGGTGCGAGAGCTCACCGAGAGCCTCCGCTACGGACCTGCCCGGGACCGCTATAAAGTCGTCATCCTCGACGAGGTTCACCGTCTTTCCCGCCAGGCTTTCGACGCCCTCCTCAAGATCATCGAAGAGCCGCCGGAGCATCTGGTCTTCATCTTCGCTACCACCGAGATCGAGGCCGTCCCTGCCACCATCCTTTCCCGCTGCCAAGAGTTCAACTTCCGGCGGGTACCTTCGGCGGTGCTCGCCGAGCACCTGGCGAATATCACCGCCCAAGAAGAGATCCAGGCTAGCGACGCAGCGCTTCGGCTCATCGCCCGCGCCGGCGAGGGCAGCGTCCGGGACTCCGTTGCCCTTCTCGATCAGCTCGCCACCTTCGGCGCCGGAACCATCTCCGACGAAGATGCGGTGCGCCTCCTGGGCGGCCTCGATCTGGCGATGTTCTTCGATCTGCTGGCGGCGATGCTCGACGGCGACGCCGCCCAAGTCTCCGCCCGGGTTCGGGAGGTGGAGCAGGAAGGTCGCGACCCCCGCCACGTCCACGCCCAATTCCTCGCCTACTGCCGCGACGCCCTGCACCTGGCCCTGGGCGGCGACCCGGAGCAGCTGGAGCTGCCAGAGGAGGACGCCCTCCGCCTGGCCGTCCTCTGTCGCGGCGTCGCCTACGAGAATCTTCTGCGCCTGACCCACCAGCTGCTCTCCAGCGAGGCTTCCGTGCGGCGCAGCGAGGCGGGCATCCTGGCCCTCGAAATCGCCTGGCTGCGGGCCGCCGAGCTACCTAAGCTGACCCGCGTCGAGGAACTCCTCGGCGGCGGAGCTCGCCAGGCCCCATCTCCCCGGGGCGGATCCAGTGATCCCTCCGGCTCCGGCAGCTCCTCGGGCTCCGGTGGCCTTTCCGGCTCCGGCTCTTCCTCCCGATCCTCCGCTGCCTCACCGAGCCGAGAGGCCCCAGCCAGCGGAAAGACCCAAACCAACGGGAAGGCCCCAGCCAACGGGAAGGCCCCGGCCAACGAAAAAGCCAGCGCCCGGC
- the tadA gene encoding tRNA adenosine(34) deaminase TadA, whose protein sequence is MSESASCTDEVWMAEALAEAHRSASIGEVPVGAVVVLDGTIIGRGHNRREIDGNPLAHAEMLALAEAAARIPGWRLLGSSLYVTLEPCAMCAGALVNARVERLVFGARDPKAGFCGSLGDLVRDRRLNHRLEVVEGVFAEESSALLKSFFAELRRKGRERRGKA, encoded by the coding sequence GTGAGTGAGTCAGCGAGCTGCACCGACGAGGTGTGGATGGCTGAAGCCCTTGCCGAGGCCCATCGTTCGGCGAGCATCGGAGAAGTGCCGGTCGGAGCGGTGGTGGTGCTGGATGGCACGATCATCGGCCGCGGGCACAACCGCCGCGAGATCGACGGCAACCCGCTAGCCCATGCGGAGATGCTGGCGCTGGCGGAGGCGGCGGCCCGGATTCCGGGCTGGCGACTCCTCGGCAGCAGCCTGTATGTGACCTTGGAGCCCTGCGCCATGTGCGCCGGTGCTCTGGTCAACGCACGGGTCGAGCGATTGGTCTTCGGCGCTCGGGATCCGAAGGCGGGCTTTTGCGGCTCCCTCGGAGACCTGGTGCGGGACCGGCGCCTCAACCATCGCCTGGAGGTGGTGGAAGGGGTGTTCGCCGAGGAATCTTCGGCGCTGCTCAAGAGCTTCTTCGCCGAACTGCGGCGCAAGGGGCGGGAGCGGCGCGGCAAGGCCTGA